One window of Corallococcus caeni genomic DNA carries:
- a CDS encoding GNAT family N-acetyltransferase, with product MPESSLIREAVSTDAARLTQVLRDAFEEYRGHLDPPSSAHGKTEAVVRRELSDGGAFVAEADGVLFGCVFFHPKADHLYLDRLAVLPSYRGQGVSLRLMQAVESRARELGHTRVRLSVRLALTSHHAWYARQGYGFHSHGTHAGYTSPTFLVLEKVL from the coding sequence ATGCCCGAGTCCTCCCTGATCCGCGAAGCCGTGAGCACCGACGCCGCGCGGCTCACGCAGGTCCTGCGCGACGCCTTCGAGGAATATCGGGGCCACCTGGATCCGCCCTCCAGCGCGCACGGCAAGACGGAGGCCGTGGTGAGGCGCGAGCTTTCGGACGGCGGCGCCTTCGTCGCGGAGGCGGACGGCGTCCTCTTCGGCTGCGTGTTCTTCCATCCGAAGGCGGACCACCTGTACCTGGACCGGCTCGCGGTGCTGCCGTCGTATCGGGGGCAGGGTGTGTCGCTGCGCCTCATGCAGGCGGTGGAGTCCCGAGCGCGCGAACTGGGCCACACGCGCGTGCGACTGTCGGTCCGGCTCGCGCTCACGTCGCACCATGCGTGGTATGCGCGCCAGGGCTACGGCTTCCATTCCCACGGCACGCACGCGGGCTACACGTCGCCCACGTTCCTGGTGCTGGAGAAGGTGCTCTGA
- a CDS encoding oxidoreductase translates to MGLLGYGLSGSRFHGPLIAAEPAFTLAAVASSRAEAVARDWPGVRTGTVESLLADPDLDVLVVCTPNDLHASLAERALRAGKHVVVEKPFALDADEALRLDALAKERGLCLTVFHNRRWDGDFLTVRQLLKQGRLGTLYSVESHFDRFRPQVKARWKEQDVAGGGTLWDLGSHLVDQAVQLFGLPESVAADLGRQRPGAQGTDWFHLVLRFGTLRVVLHSGSVVHDPWPRFVLQGDRDAYVKSALDPQEGQLEAGLRPGHPDFGREPVERHGRLLASGETVATVPGDYGQFYQQLGAAILHGAPVPVTALSASETVRVIQAALQSDREGRRITVPPRG, encoded by the coding sequence GTGGGCCTGCTTGGCTATGGCCTGTCCGGCTCGCGCTTCCATGGGCCCCTCATCGCCGCGGAGCCCGCGTTCACCCTGGCCGCCGTGGCTTCGAGCCGCGCGGAGGCCGTGGCTCGCGACTGGCCGGGCGTGCGCACCGGCACCGTGGAGTCACTGCTGGCGGATCCGGACCTGGATGTGCTCGTGGTGTGCACGCCCAATGACCTGCATGCGTCGCTCGCGGAACGGGCGCTGCGCGCGGGCAAGCACGTGGTGGTGGAGAAGCCCTTCGCGCTGGACGCGGACGAAGCGCTTCGGTTGGACGCGCTCGCGAAGGAGCGGGGGCTGTGCCTCACCGTGTTCCATAACCGGCGCTGGGACGGCGACTTCCTCACCGTACGCCAGTTGCTGAAGCAGGGACGGCTGGGGACGCTCTACAGCGTGGAAAGCCACTTCGACCGCTTCCGGCCCCAGGTCAAGGCGCGCTGGAAGGAACAGGACGTGGCCGGGGGTGGCACGCTGTGGGACCTGGGCTCGCACCTCGTTGATCAGGCCGTACAGCTCTTCGGCCTGCCGGAGTCCGTGGCCGCGGACCTGGGCCGGCAGCGTCCGGGGGCGCAGGGCACGGACTGGTTCCACCTGGTGCTGCGCTTCGGCACGCTGCGCGTGGTGCTGCACTCCGGCTCCGTGGTGCACGACCCGTGGCCCCGCTTCGTGTTGCAGGGGGACCGGGATGCGTACGTGAAGTCCGCGCTGGATCCGCAAGAGGGCCAGCTCGAAGCCGGCCTGCGTCCCGGCCATCCGGACTTCGGCCGCGAACCCGTGGAGCGCCATGGCCGGTTGCTGGCCTCGGGAGAAACCGTCGCCACCGTGCCCGGTGACTACGGCCAGTTCTACCAGCAACTCGGCGCCGCCATCCTCCACGGCGCGCCGGTGCCCGTGACGGCCCTGAGCGCGAGCGAGACGGTGCGCGTCATCCAGGCCGCGCTCCAGAGCGACCGGGAGGGCCGCCGCATCACCGTGCCCCCTCGGGGCTGA
- a CDS encoding VOC family protein: MAYVEEQLERDISLGRLPRNGRLASERMLARWYGVSRGTVREALRRLAARGLVVQHPGRQAQAVALDESLTLENLGLALHGEPSEEGRRLLDGFFSLKRQVLVELLVDCCANASIMDLGPLEDTCFQLWDEARWHPGERCAQLEFQLLRLAAQVAARPGHLLLIQSLQRAFRSIAARLLPFMGGEPLREWAICAKNALQDRDMQALQHQLPALLKACDERVLNDFAPVPQKNESPEDDRTQEDVLGVAASAAAQVDANDERLSVEARGLRCLAQANDDAEAHGGTPCPREQAHLMEPDSGALLFPTVSEPVPCSSDEASTGGDVMSAALGNLSEPPPTSSLVMQYEDGGLPRGSQSPHPRPGHDPLSSATIVGELLDMTLRRMDHVGIVVDDLAAAIAFFVELGLELEGEAPVEGRWVDRVVGLDGVRADIAMMRTPDGHGRLELTKFHGPTAASAEPNNAPANTLGLRRIMFAVEDLEDVVARLRAHGAEPIGELAQYEDSYRLCYVRGPAGIIVALAEQLR, encoded by the coding sequence GTGGCGTACGTGGAAGAGCAGCTTGAGCGGGACATTTCGCTGGGGCGGCTGCCGAGGAACGGGCGGTTGGCCTCGGAGCGGATGCTGGCTCGCTGGTATGGGGTGAGCCGGGGCACGGTTCGCGAGGCCCTGCGGCGGCTGGCGGCACGAGGCCTGGTGGTGCAGCACCCCGGTCGTCAGGCGCAAGCGGTGGCGCTGGACGAATCGCTGACGCTGGAGAACCTGGGTCTGGCGCTGCATGGCGAGCCCTCCGAGGAGGGTCGTCGGCTCCTGGACGGCTTCTTCAGCCTCAAGCGGCAGGTGCTGGTGGAGCTCCTGGTCGACTGCTGCGCGAATGCCTCCATCATGGACCTGGGGCCGTTGGAAGACACCTGCTTCCAGCTCTGGGACGAGGCGCGCTGGCATCCTGGGGAGCGTTGCGCGCAATTGGAATTCCAATTGCTGCGGCTGGCGGCCCAGGTAGCTGCACGTCCCGGGCACCTGCTCCTCATCCAGTCGCTGCAACGGGCCTTCAGGAGCATTGCGGCCCGGTTGCTGCCCTTCATGGGCGGTGAGCCGCTGCGCGAATGGGCCATCTGCGCGAAGAACGCCCTGCAAGACCGCGACATGCAGGCGCTTCAGCACCAACTGCCGGCGTTGCTGAAGGCGTGCGACGAGCGCGTGCTGAACGACTTCGCCCCTGTGCCCCAGAAGAATGAGTCTCCCGAGGACGACCGCACCCAGGAGGACGTGCTCGGCGTCGCCGCGTCAGCTGCCGCGCAGGTCGATGCGAACGATGAACGTCTCAGCGTTGAGGCGCGGGGCCTTCGCTGTCTCGCGCAGGCAAATGATGACGCTGAGGCACACGGGGGGACACCTTGTCCCCGTGAGCAGGCCCACCTCATGGAGCCCGACAGCGGGGCGCTGCTGTTTCCAACCGTCTCCGAACCCGTCCCCTGCAGTTCCGATGAGGCGAGCACCGGAGGGGACGTGATGAGTGCGGCCCTGGGAAACCTGTCCGAACCACCACCCACCAGCTCCCTCGTGATGCAGTATGAGGATGGCGGGCTGCCTCGTGGCTCACAGAGCCCTCATCCCCGACCGGGACACGACCCGCTCAGTTCGGCCACCATCGTTGGAGAACTCCTCGACATGACGCTTCGGCGGATGGACCACGTCGGCATTGTTGTCGACGACCTCGCGGCTGCTATCGCGTTCTTCGTCGAACTGGGGCTGGAACTGGAGGGCGAGGCGCCAGTCGAGGGACGTTGGGTTGACCGCGTCGTCGGGCTCGACGGCGTCCGAGCCGACATCGCGATGATGCGGACTCCGGATGGCCACGGCCGACTTGAGCTGACGAAGTTCCACGGGCCGACGGCGGCCAGCGCTGAGCCGAACAACGCACCGGCGAACACGTTGGGCCTCCGTCGCATCATGTTCGCCGTTGAAGACCTCGAGGACGTCGTTGCCCGCCTGCGCGCCCATGGCGCGGAGCCCATTGGCGAGCTGGCGCAATACGAGGACAGCTATCGGCTCTGTTACGTCCGCGGCCCAGCGGGCATCATCGTCGCGCTGGCTGAGCAGCTCCGCTAA
- a CDS encoding isopenicillin N synthase family dioxygenase: MDTVPLIDVRALVDASSSPQARREVAARMGAACRHTGFFYVVGHGVGVELQSRLEALARDFFLRSEEEKQRVRMALGGRAWRGYFPVGGELTSGRPDRKEGLYFGTELQPDDPRVRAGTPLHGPNLFPREPEGLRGAVLEYMSALTSLGHALMSGIALSLDLEADFFATRYMADPTVLFRIFNYPPGPEADADGLPVWGVGEHTDYGVLTILKQDDAGGLQVKTRQDGDTRWVDAPPVENAFVCNIGDMLDRMTRGAYRSTPHRVLNRAGRDRLSLPFFFDPDWTAEVRAIDSPALKDAGADDHAERWDRQSVHAFRGTYGDYLLGKVGKVFPDLRAEVL; encoded by the coding sequence ATGGACACCGTGCCCCTCATCGATGTCCGAGCCCTCGTCGACGCTTCGTCGAGCCCCCAGGCCCGCAGGGAGGTCGCCGCCCGCATGGGCGCGGCATGTCGCCACACCGGCTTCTTCTACGTCGTGGGCCATGGCGTGGGCGTGGAGCTCCAGTCGCGGCTGGAGGCGCTCGCTCGGGACTTCTTCTTGCGGTCGGAGGAGGAGAAGCAGCGGGTACGCATGGCGCTCGGGGGGCGGGCGTGGCGGGGCTACTTCCCGGTGGGCGGGGAGCTCACGTCGGGCCGGCCGGATCGCAAGGAGGGGCTGTACTTCGGCACGGAGTTGCAGCCAGACGACCCGCGCGTGCGCGCCGGCACGCCGCTGCACGGGCCGAACCTGTTCCCCCGGGAGCCGGAGGGGCTGAGGGGCGCGGTGCTGGAGTACATGTCGGCGCTGACGTCGCTGGGGCACGCGTTGATGTCCGGCATCGCGCTCAGCCTGGACCTGGAGGCGGACTTCTTCGCCACGCGGTACATGGCGGATCCGACGGTGCTGTTCCGCATCTTCAACTACCCGCCGGGCCCGGAGGCGGACGCGGACGGGCTGCCGGTGTGGGGCGTGGGCGAGCACACCGACTACGGCGTGCTCACCATCCTCAAGCAGGACGACGCGGGCGGGCTCCAGGTGAAGACGCGCCAGGACGGGGACACGCGCTGGGTGGACGCGCCACCGGTGGAGAACGCGTTCGTGTGCAACATCGGCGACATGCTCGACCGGATGACGCGCGGCGCGTACCGCTCCACGCCGCACCGGGTGCTCAACCGCGCGGGCCGCGACCGGCTGTCCCTGCCGTTCTTCTTCGATCCGGACTGGACGGCGGAGGTGCGCGCCATTGACTCACCCGCGTTGAAGGACGCGGGCGCGGACGACCACGCGGAGCGCTGGGACCGGCAGAGCGTGCACGCCTTCCGGGGCACGTATGGGGACTACCTGCTCGGCAAGGTGGGGAAGGTGTTCCCCGACCTGCGCGCGGAAGTGCTGTAG
- a CDS encoding RNA polymerase sigma factor, whose product MADDIPPDSNTERAAFLSWITLLVHQHRARLVTIARRRGLPPEDALDCVQDAFVTFLRMPEATTLSVRSSEVERLLSTLVTHAALNQRRKLARRALPTEFDLPEVAADLPSADTLVAEAEARVSLVRCVEQLSQMQQAVIRLRLLDECPGEEVSTLLEVSPENVRILLFRARQRLRECLVLAMQAPGPSHLAATETAPRSLQGAVEDRRPRHS is encoded by the coding sequence ATGGCTGATGACATCCCCCCGGACTCCAACACCGAGCGCGCCGCGTTCCTCTCCTGGATCACCCTGCTCGTCCACCAGCACCGCGCACGCCTGGTGACGATCGCGAGGCGCCGGGGATTGCCGCCCGAGGACGCGCTCGACTGCGTCCAGGATGCCTTCGTCACGTTCCTGCGGATGCCGGAGGCCACGACGCTGTCCGTCCGCTCCAGCGAGGTGGAGCGCCTGCTGTCGACGCTGGTGACCCACGCCGCGCTGAACCAGCGGCGCAAGCTGGCGCGCCGGGCACTGCCGACCGAGTTCGACCTGCCCGAAGTGGCCGCCGACCTGCCTTCCGCGGACACGCTGGTGGCGGAGGCGGAGGCGCGGGTGAGCCTGGTGCGCTGTGTCGAGCAGCTCTCGCAGATGCAGCAGGCGGTCATCCGCCTCCGGCTGCTGGACGAGTGTCCGGGCGAGGAGGTCTCCACGCTGCTTGAGGTGTCGCCGGAGAACGTCCGCATCCTGCTGTTCCGCGCGCGCCAGCGCCTGCGGGAGTGCCTGGTGCTGGCCATGCAGGCCCCGGGGCCGTCGCACCTGGCCGCCACGGAGACCGCGCCGCGCTCCCTGCAGGGCGCCGTCGAGGACCGGCGGCCGCGGCACTCCTGA
- a CDS encoding redoxin domain-containing protein, with translation MTATFEPGARFPDLELRDGTGRPTRLGEAMGGEAAVVFFLRNAACPVCRNHLKTLAKRQGDIEANRAKVISVVPDGPEEARELETWLGLPVPVLTSATGSHAEAGLEPRFWGKLQPSGTVLLAPSREVVYGRQSALPPLGFNEKELMTALARGAHRPD, from the coding sequence GTGACCGCGACCTTCGAGCCCGGGGCCCGCTTTCCAGACCTGGAGCTGCGGGACGGCACGGGCAGGCCCACGCGGCTGGGCGAGGCCATGGGCGGCGAGGCGGCGGTGGTGTTCTTCCTGCGCAACGCCGCTTGTCCGGTGTGCCGCAACCACTTGAAGACGCTGGCGAAGCGCCAGGGCGACATCGAGGCGAACCGGGCGAAGGTCATCTCGGTCGTCCCGGATGGGCCTGAAGAGGCGCGGGAGCTGGAGACGTGGCTGGGGCTGCCGGTGCCGGTGCTCACCAGCGCCACGGGGTCGCACGCGGAAGCGGGCCTGGAGCCTCGGTTCTGGGGCAAGCTTCAGCCGAGCGGCACCGTGCTGCTGGCCCCCTCCCGGGAGGTCGTCTACGGGAGGCAGTCCGCCCTCCCGCCGCTGGGCTTCAACGAGAAGGAGCTGATGACCGCGCTCGCGCGTGGGGCACATCGCCCGGATTAG
- a CDS encoding carboxymuconolactone decarboxylase family protein gives MSRLNLVDASHATLKPIKEKLGANLPPPVRVLANSPAAMSAFFALHGTLGQGQLTPRIREQIALAVGNAQGCRYCVSHHTQLGRKTGLSDQELDQARSGKAPDAKVEAALQFSRQIAARRGAVTDAELAAVRAAGWNDGDVVEILAQVVATTFGNYLNHLAQTEIDIPPVDLVPSAVIDGIHA, from the coding sequence ATGTCCCGTCTGAACCTTGTCGACGCTTCGCACGCCACGCTCAAACCCATCAAGGAGAAGCTGGGCGCCAACCTGCCTCCGCCGGTCCGGGTGCTGGCCAATTCGCCCGCGGCGATGAGCGCCTTCTTCGCGCTGCACGGGACGCTGGGCCAGGGGCAGCTGACGCCGCGCATCCGGGAGCAGATCGCCCTGGCCGTGGGCAACGCGCAGGGCTGCCGCTACTGCGTGTCGCACCACACGCAGCTGGGCCGCAAGACGGGCCTGTCCGACCAGGAGCTGGACCAGGCGCGTTCGGGCAAGGCGCCGGATGCCAAGGTGGAAGCGGCGCTCCAGTTCTCCCGGCAGATCGCCGCGCGCCGCGGGGCGGTGACGGACGCGGAGCTGGCGGCGGTGCGCGCCGCGGGCTGGAACGACGGCGACGTGGTGGAGATCCTGGCGCAGGTCGTCGCCACCACCTTCGGCAACTACCTCAACCACCTGGCCCAGACGGAGATCGACATCCCGCCCGTGGACCTGGTGCCTTCAGCGGTCATCGACGGAATCCACGCGTGA
- a CDS encoding carboxymuconolactone decarboxylase family protein: MRIHTIESAPEQSRPVLAAVEKAAGFRSNLLGLIAESPSATQGFAQMGPLLAQSSLGAVEREVVIMTIGWENDCSYCMAFHSYLCRKLQVPDALVAALRAGTTLPDPRLEVLAEFTRTVVREKGYVGDDLWSRFTAQGFTSANALDVLLALSQQVLVNYANHLGGVELEPALKEFAWTRPSGAAARQA, from the coding sequence TTGAGGATTCATACGATTGAGAGCGCTCCGGAGCAGTCCCGTCCGGTGCTGGCCGCGGTGGAGAAGGCCGCGGGTTTCCGTTCGAACCTGCTGGGGCTCATCGCGGAGTCGCCCAGCGCGACGCAGGGCTTCGCGCAGATGGGTCCGCTGCTGGCCCAGTCCTCGCTGGGCGCCGTGGAGCGCGAGGTGGTCATCATGACCATCGGCTGGGAGAACGACTGTTCGTACTGCATGGCCTTCCACAGCTACCTCTGTCGCAAGCTCCAGGTCCCGGATGCGCTCGTGGCCGCGCTCCGGGCGGGGACGACGCTGCCGGATCCTCGGCTGGAGGTGCTCGCGGAGTTCACCCGGACGGTGGTCCGTGAGAAGGGGTACGTGGGAGACGACCTCTGGAGCCGGTTCACGGCCCAGGGCTTCACGAGCGCCAACGCGCTCGACGTCCTCCTGGCCCTCTCCCAGCAGGTGCTGGTGAACTACGCAAACCACCTGGGCGGCGTGGAACTGGAGCCGGCGCTGAAGGAATTCGCGTGGACCCGCCCGTCCGGGGCGGCGGCGCGCCAGGCGTAG